A window from Thermoplasmata archaeon encodes these proteins:
- a CDS encoding SDR family NAD(P)-dependent oxidoreductase codes for MNIWVTGAEGFIGKYLIKVLADDGNTVIATWYEEENAETIPKHENIKVLKCDVRNRKTVEKLVGKYAPEYIYHLAAQSFPTKSWEDPWYTMETNVIGTVNIFEAVKALKHDAKVFVACSSAEYGYVEPEEIPVKENHLLQPLHPYGVSKVAQDLLAYQYYKNFGIRCTRGRIFNTTGPGKTNDAPNDFATQIVEIEKGKRENKIFVGNLQTERDFTDVRDMVKAIVISTVKGKDGECYNLCSSRPIKIQNVLDTLIGLSTSKIEVVVDEKKLRPSDEKIILGDNAKLTADTGWKPEIPMYKTLADILNYWREKIR; via the coding sequence ATGAATATATGGGTAACAGGAGCTGAAGGATTCATAGGTAAGTACCTTATAAAGGTGCTGGCTGATGATGGCAACACTGTGATTGCTACATGGTACGAGGAAGAAAATGCTGAAACAATTCCTAAACATGAGAACATAAAGGTACTGAAATGCGATGTAAGAAACAGAAAGACAGTTGAAAAGCTCGTTGGAAAGTACGCTCCAGAATACATTTACCACCTTGCTGCCCAGAGTTTTCCTACAAAGTCCTGGGAAGACCCATGGTACACGATGGAAACAAATGTCATTGGCACCGTGAACATTTTTGAAGCTGTTAAAGCATTGAAACATGATGCAAAGGTTTTTGTGGCGTGCTCAAGTGCCGAATACGGCTATGTAGAACCAGAAGAAATTCCGGTAAAGGAAAACCATCTGCTTCAGCCCCTGCATCCATATGGTGTAAGTAAGGTTGCTCAGGACCTACTTGCCTACCAATATTACAAAAATTTTGGAATTAGATGCACAAGAGGACGAATTTTCAACACCACTGGCCCAGGCAAAACCAACGATGCTCCAAACGATTTTGCAACCCAGATTGTAGAAATCGAAAAAGGAAAGCGAGAAAACAAAATTTTTGTTGGCAATTTGCAGACAGAAAGGGACTTCACGGATGTCAGGGACATGGTAAAGGCAATTGTTATTTCTACAGTTAAAGGAAAGGATGGGGAATGCTATAATCTCTGCTCCAGCAGACCCATAAAGATTCAGAATGTGCTGGACACACTCATAGGACTTTCTACCAGCAAAATAGAGGTTGTGGTGGATGAGAAAAAGCTCAGGCCATCTGATGAGAAGATAATTTTGGGAGATAATGCAAAGCTCACTGCAGATACTGGTTGGAAGCCAGAAATTCCAATGTACAAAACCCTTGCGGACATCCTGAATTACTGGCGAGAAAAAATAAGGTAA
- a CDS encoding proteasome-activating nucleotidase, producing MTEEAQEAKNNETYENARLHLLEIQNSRLTEELRRIENEKRYLENEVVRLQRELRRLKVEIDRLRFPPLIIGQIRDVLADGRVVVKSSTGPDFVVNVSEAIPQTELKAGARVALNKQTLAVMNVLPPSLDPIVMGAEIIEKPQESYADIGGLDEQIQEVREAIEFPLLKPELYKKVGIQPPKGVLLVGPPGTGKTLIAKAIARQTSATFIRLVGSELVQKYIGEGARLVRELFELSKLKAPSIVFIDELDAIGAKRLDVSTSGDREVQRTLMQLLAEMDGFNPLSNVKILAATNRPDILDEALLRPGRFDRIITIPMPNLEARISIFKIHIKPLNVVGEISVEELARRTENCTGADIKAICTEAGMFAIRAERDHVVPEDFEKAITKVLGRGKKQTKAPTGMFV from the coding sequence TTGACTGAAGAAGCACAAGAAGCGAAAAATAACGAGACCTATGAAAATGCCCGTCTTCATCTTCTGGAAATCCAAAATTCAAGATTAACAGAGGAATTGCGGAGAATTGAAAACGAGAAGAGGTACCTGGAAAATGAGGTGGTTCGTCTTCAGAGAGAACTGAGGCGTCTTAAAGTTGAGATAGATAGGTTGAGGTTTCCTCCGTTGATCATAGGGCAGATAAGAGATGTGCTTGCAGACGGAAGGGTTGTGGTGAAAAGTTCTACTGGTCCCGATTTTGTGGTGAACGTGAGCGAGGCCATTCCCCAGACAGAACTCAAAGCGGGTGCAAGAGTTGCTTTGAATAAGCAAACCCTCGCTGTAATGAATGTACTGCCGCCCTCTCTAGACCCAATTGTGATGGGGGCAGAGATAATCGAGAAACCACAGGAGAGCTATGCTGATATAGGTGGGCTCGATGAACAAATTCAGGAAGTGAGAGAAGCAATAGAATTTCCTCTTTTGAAGCCAGAACTTTACAAAAAGGTAGGAATCCAGCCACCAAAAGGTGTATTACTTGTAGGACCACCAGGTACTGGTAAAACCCTAATTGCAAAGGCAATTGCAAGGCAGACAAGCGCGACATTCATTCGCCTTGTCGGTTCTGAGCTCGTACAAAAGTACATTGGAGAGGGGGCACGACTCGTTCGCGAACTTTTTGAACTGAGCAAGTTGAAAGCACCTTCTATAGTATTCATCGATGAGCTAGATGCGATTGGTGCAAAACGACTTGATGTGTCTACGTCTGGAGACAGAGAGGTTCAAAGAACACTGATGCAATTACTAGCTGAAATGGACGGTTTCAACCCACTTTCTAATGTAAAGATTTTAGCAGCAACTAACCGTCCAGACATTCTTGATGAGGCCCTTCTCAGACCTGGTAGATTTGATAGAATCATTACAATCCCGATGCCCAATCTTGAGGCAAGAATCTCGATTTTTAAGATTCACATCAAACCCTTGAATGTTGTCGGCGAAATTTCTGTTGAAGAACTTGCTAGAAGAACTGAAAACTGCACTGGTGCAGACATCAAAGCAATTTGTACAGAGGCGGGAATGTTTGCTATAAGGGCCGAGCGGGACCATGTAGTACCAGAGGATTTTGAAAAAGCAATCACTAAAGTGCTTGGAAGGGGTAAAAAGCAGACCAAGGCACCAACTGGGATGTTCGTATAA
- a CDS encoding 6-pyruvoyl tetrahydropterin synthase family protein produces MEICVELDGVFRDLRFSACHFIPGHEKCSRLHGHDYFLKIKVYGEQGSEGMLLDFSKLKEYAREIIAKLDHHVLLPSKNSDLKIERKGEEIEVWHGKKHYIFPASDCVLCEIEHVTAESLAEYICNLLAERLKDYKNLVRIQCGVAEGIGQIAWFERGLNPCG; encoded by the coding sequence ATGGAAATCTGCGTGGAGTTAGATGGTGTCTTCAGAGACCTGCGGTTCTCTGCCTGTCATTTTATCCCTGGGCATGAAAAATGTTCGAGATTGCACGGACATGACTACTTTCTAAAAATCAAAGTTTACGGAGAGCAAGGCAGCGAGGGCATGCTTCTGGACTTTTCAAAGTTAAAAGAGTATGCAAGGGAAATAATTGCTAAATTAGACCACCATGTGCTTCTCCCATCAAAAAATTCTGATTTAAAAATAGAAAGAAAAGGTGAGGAAATTGAGGTCTGGCATGGCAAAAAACACTACATTTTTCCTGCCTCTGACTGTGTCCTGTGTGAAATAGAGCATGTGACAGCTGAGTCACTGGCAGAATACATCTGCAATCTCCTCGCTGAACGTCTTAAAGATTATAAGAATTTAGTGCGAATTCAGTGTGGTGTGGCTGAAGGAATTGGACAGATTGCCTGGTTTGAGAGGGGGCTAAATCCATGCGGATAA
- a CDS encoding radical SAM protein has translation MRINEIFYSIQGEGINIGIPMVFVRVTGCNLRCKWCDTKYAFEEGTEMGIDAIFKKVEEFRVNRVCITGGEPLLYKEITKLISRFIDAGYFVQLQTNGSKTIQEMPCEENLCISMDIKCPSSGMQDKMDFSNIELLSPFDELKFVIADETDFNYAKQIIEKYSPKTNVVFQPVYGTDIKFIADAVVKEELNVRVLPQLHKIIWGEVRGK, from the coding sequence ATGCGGATAAACGAAATTTTTTACTCAATTCAGGGCGAAGGTATCAACATTGGAATTCCAATGGTTTTTGTTAGGGTAACTGGTTGCAACTTGAGATGCAAATGGTGTGATACTAAATATGCTTTCGAAGAAGGCACTGAAATGGGCATTGATGCAATTTTCAAGAAGGTTGAAGAATTCAGAGTAAACAGAGTATGCATCACTGGTGGGGAACCACTCCTTTATAAAGAAATTACGAAACTGATTTCAAGGTTTATTGATGCTGGCTACTTCGTGCAGCTTCAGACAAATGGCTCTAAAACAATTCAAGAGATGCCCTGCGAGGAAAACCTCTGCATTTCCATGGATATTAAATGTCCCAGCTCTGGGATGCAAGATAAGATGGACTTTTCAAACATTGAACTTCTTTCCCCTTTTGACGAACTCAAATTCGTAATTGCAGATGAAACTGATTTCAACTACGCAAAGCAAATAATCGAAAAATATTCGCCAAAGACAAATGTGGTCTTCCAGCCCGTTTATGGAACAGATATTAAATTCATTGCAGATGCTGTTGTAAAGGAGGAATTAAATGTACGAGTTCTCCCGCAACTCCACAAAATAATCTGGGGAGAGGTAAGGGGAAAATAG